A region of the Haematobia irritans isolate KBUSLIRL chromosome 5, ASM5000362v1, whole genome shotgun sequence genome:
tgaattaaatataacAAAGCTgagttcttttttattttatttcttatagactAATTCTCACATAAAAACGACATAAAATGTCTTCATATATAAGTCTGGCATTGGCAGCCCATGGCCCTCCAAGTATACTGGAGCCATTGGCGCCTTCATTTCGGACgacaactactactactacaacgACGACGCCAGCACCAACACAATCACTCCATGTTACTATTACGTCTGATATCTTGGACAATATTACCGCTGTAGTTCTATTTGGAAATGAGTCTGTTACCGGTCTACAAACGAATCTGACGACTATTTTGGAATCTCGAGGTCCGCGATATTCGTTATCATCTATGATTCTCATGGGTGTTATTGCCGGAATTCTTAGTTTATTAACGGTTGTAGGTAACGTCATGGTGATGATATCCTTCAAAATCGACAAACAGCTCCAAACGATAAGCAATTACTTTCTGTTCTCGTTGGCCATTGCTGATTTTGCAATCGGTCTGATATCAATGCCATTATTTGCCGCCTCTACGATCGTTGGTTATTGGCCACTTGGTCCTCACATTTGTGACACGTGGCTGGCCTTAGATTATTTGGCTTCAAATGCGTCGGTACTCAATCTCCTCATCATTAGCTTCGATCGATACTTCAGCGTTACAAGACCACTAACCTATCGTGCCAAAAGGACTACAAATAGAGCTGCTTGTATGATAGCCGCTGCATGGGGTATTAGTTTGATATTATGGCCACCTTGGATTTACAGCTGGCCTTATATTGAAGGTAAACGTACCGTACCCCAGGACGAGTGCTACATTCAATTCATTGAGACGAATCAGTACATTACATTTCTGACTGCTTTAGCCGCATTTTATTTCCCAGTCACTATTATGTGTTTCCTCTACTATCGGATTTGGAAGGAGACTAAGAAACGGCAAAAGGATTTACCAAACTTACAAGCTGGTAAGAAGGATTCATCCAAGCGGTCTAACTCGAGGTATGTTGGGATCATATGTAATACCGAAATATTTGATagaacttgaaaattttcttgaaattattaTCTATCATAAGTGATGAAAACACAGTTATTAACCATACTGGAGGCATGTTGTCCATATCACAACTTGGTGAACATGATGCATGGAGGCGGCCCAGATCAGAGTCATCTGCCGATGCCGACAGTGTTTATATGCCCAATATGATAATAGATTCGAGTTACCAAGGAATTCATTCCCGAAAATCAAGCGTACGTAAACATGTACATATGTGTGATAAGCGAAATACAGATATCTCTTTTCATATCTTATATCAGATAAAAAGCATTCATAAACCGAAAAACACATATCCTTGCTTTGGTAGCGTAAAGGAGTGGTGCATTGCGTGGTGGCATTCTGGAAGAGACGATTCCGATGAATATCCGTACGAACATGAAGAACCATCAGATATAGGGTAAGTAGCCAATTGTATAAGCAATGGTGCAggtcaaaacttttttgttcGCCTTCGAAATTGACTTTGAAAACCCAGGGAAAAAtgtatctaaaactgaaaatcTGGAAAAAGATCTGTAGCGACAATAAATATTTCATCCAGGTTGATATGTTGATATCATCGGTAAATGGCGTTAACAGCACAAAACCAAGCAAGCGAGTAGTTacataaagaaaaactaaagcTTTTTttgaagtcagttaaaaaaataaaaatagtcgATATTCGCAAAAGTTTTAACCACAAGAAATCCTTTTATCGATATATATGAtttcaaaatcgaaaaatttgtccagaTATCGATGGCGAATCGAAACATACCCCGTATCTTAAGAAACCGTTAAGTGACGGGAACTGTCTACACGTAGTAACTATCTGCACTTTTTAGCGATGTATATTATTTCAAACTCGAACAACGCTATCAAATACAGCGCTGATTTCAATACGACAACCtttttaactttttgtctaGATATCGATGTCGAAATATAGACACCCCGTATtttggttaggttaaagtggcagcccgatttagtttcaggctccattgtgataccatattaactaaaagtaccaataaaatatgaacacttttagttttaaccgctgaaccttctcgattattttcgtcTTTCAAACCAAccagatttttccaaaaacattagcagactgcttaagttaacgttttccagtaatctaaagctgtaTGCCCCTAAAAATCACTTacaccttacacaaaatgcaggacactcacacaagaggtgtttaattgattccttttcctcggcATCATGACAGTGCATACAGTAGTcactatacttcgcgccaatagtttttgcaaaatcccctatcaggcagcgacccgttatagcagataccaCGTCTGGAGaatactagcatatctagtgtgcggtttaagtttaaatggagccatacttgcttggtgtcgttgcaacccttgcaattaTCCCATTGAACATTTGCCATAATAACAGCCACCCATTTTAGGtgtatattgtactgctcagccatctcgttgagagaattAAGCTta
Encoded here:
- the mAChR-A gene encoding muscarinic Acetylcholine Receptor, A-type encodes the protein MSSYISLALAAHGPPSILEPLAPSFRTTTTTTTTTTPAPTQSLHVTITSDILDNITAVVLFGNESVTGLQTNLTTILESRGPRYSLSSMILMGVIAGILSLLTVVGNVMVMISFKIDKQLQTISNYFLFSLAIADFAIGLISMPLFAASTIVGYWPLGPHICDTWLALDYLASNASVLNLLIISFDRYFSVTRPLTYRAKRTTNRAACMIAAAWGISLILWPPWIYSWPYIEGKRTVPQDECYIQFIETNQYITFLTALAAFYFPVTIMCFLYYRIWKETKKRQKDLPNLQAGKKDSSKRSNSSDENTVINHTGGMLSISQLGEHDAWRRPRSESSADADSVYMPNMIIDSSYQGIHSRKSSIKSIHKPKNTYPCFGSVKEWCIAWWHSGRDDSDEYPYEHEEPSDIGCASNMMRDNYSLGGSVSGVRPPSILLPDVSPIPVRPPLTPLSQMQDLNSVTGTRESRSVSNNNKMTTRSVSQESVYTILIRLPSDGASATNGIEMTPSIKMIHEDTPIVPTNLLPRRTLPSRDSEYSLPLGRRMSHIAPDVRIPLNAKIIPKQLGKTPHAIARNAGKKKKKSQEKRQESKAAKTLSAILLSFIITWTPYNILVLIKPLTTCSDCIPNELWEFFYALCYINSTINPVCYALCNASFRRTYIRILTCKWHTRNREGMVRGVYN